AGGGGAACTGCCCGGCGACACCGACAAACTTGGCTGATGCGCGGGCGTGCAAGCCCAGCTTGTTGATGATTTCAATTTCCCGAGCCGGCATCGCAGTGGTGTTCCTTTCAGCTAAGGTCGCGGTGGCGAACCTGGACATTCTTGAGGGTTTGTTGCAGCACCTGGCCCAGTCGCTCTGTCAGGTAGACGGAACGGTGGTGGCCGCCGGTACAGCCGATGGCAATGGTGACATAGGCGCGGTTGCTTGCGGCAAAGCGTGGTAACCATTTGAGCAGGTAGGTGGAGATATCCTGGAACATCTCTTCCACATCCGCTTGTGCCGCCAGGTAGTCGATCACGGGCTGGTCAAGGCCGGACTGGTCACGCAACTCCGGCTTCCAATACGGATTGGGCAGGCAGCGCACGTCGAACACCAGGTCGGCATCCACCGGCATGCCACGCTTGAAGCCGAACGACTCGACCAGAAACGCCGTACCAGGCTCCGGCTGGTTCAGCAACCGCAGCTTGATCGCATCGCGCAGTTGGTACAGGTTCAGGTTGGTGGTGTTGATCTTGAGGTCAGCCAGATCGATGATCGGCCCCAGCAGTTTGGTCTCGTCCTCAATGGCTTCGGCCAGGGAGCGGTTGGCGCTGCTGAGCGGGTGGCGTCGGCGGGTTTCGGAGAACCGCTTGAGCAGGGTCTCTTCGTCGGCGTCCAGGTACAGCACGTCGCAATGAATATGCTTGGCGCGCACTTCCTCGAGCAGTTCGGGGAACCGCGAGAGGTGACTGGGCAGGTTGCGGGCGTCGATCGACACGGCGACCAGCGGTTGCGCCAACTCGGTGTGGATCAGGGCGCGTTCCGCCAATTCCGGCAGCAAGCCGGCGGGCAGGTTGTCGATGCAATAGAAGCCGCTGTCTTCAAGAACATTGAGGGCAGTGCTCTTACCCGACCCGGAACGGCCGCTGACGATGATCAAACGCATGATTACTGCCCGCTTTGCTCATCCAGGACGACCTGATACAGCGCCTCGTTACTGCTGGCGCTGCGCAATTTATCGCGCACTTCCTTGCGGTCGAGCATGCTGGCGATCTGCCGGAGCAGCTCCAGGTGGGCATCGGTGGCGGCTTGCGGGACCAGCAGAACGAACAGCAGGTCGACCGGAGCGCCGTCGATGGCATCGAAATCGATAGGGTGATCCAGGTGCAGCAGAGCGCTGACCGGTGTTTCGCAGCCTTTGAGGCGGCAGTGGGGAATGGCGATGCCGTTGCCAAAACCGGTCGAGCCGAGTTTTTCACGGGCAATCAGCGCCTCGAAGACATCTTGCATCTCCAGCTCAGGCACTTGGCTGCTGATCAGGTTGGCAATTTGTTCGAGGGCTTTCTTCTTGCTGCCGCCCGGCACGTTCACGAGGGAACGGCCGGGGGTCAGGATGGTTTCAAGTTGGATCATGGGGGAGGGTTAACGACCTGTACCTTGCATCAGGTGCAGATTCTTTTCCTTATGCTTTTTGAGTTGGCGGTCAAGCTTGTCGGTGAGCAAGTCGATCGATGCATACATGTCTTCATGTTCGGCATTAGCAACCACTTCGCCACCGGGTATCTGCAGGGTCGCTTCGATTTTCTGCTGAAGCTTATCGACCTTCATGATGACCTGCACGTTGGTGATCTTGTCGAAATGTCCTTCAAGCTTCTTCAGCTTCTGCTCGACGTATTCGCGCATTGGAGGGGTGACTTCTACGTGGTGTCCACTGATGTTGACTTGCATACAGCTTCTCCTTCGTTGCCAGTGCATAAAGCGGCAGGCGAAAGGCGCCTGCCACTGGAACGCTGTGCCCCGCCCGTCACATCAAACGCTTACGCTCGCTGGAAGGCGCGATCCCAAGGGACTCGCGGTACTTGGCGACGGTTCGACGGGCGACCTGAATGCCTTGTGCCTCCAGTAAACCAGCGATCTTGCTGTCACTCAACGGCTTTTTCTGATTTTCCGCGGCAACCAGTTTTTTGATGATCGCGCGGATCGCCGTGGACGAGCATTCGCCGCCTTCGGAGGTGCTTACGTGGCTGGAGAAAAAGTATTTCAGCTCATAAATACCCCGTGGGGTATGCATGAATTTTTGCGTGGTTACCCGTGAAATCGTCGACTCGTGCATGCCCACCGCCTCGGCGATGTCATGCAGCACCAGCGGTTTCATGGCTTCGTCACCATATTCCAGGAAGCCGCGCTGGTGCTCGACAATCTGGGTGGCGACTTTCATCAGGGTTTCGTTGCGGCTTTGCAGGCTCTTGATGAACCAGCGCGCTTCCTGCAACTGGTTGCGCATGAACGTGTTGTCGGCGCTGGTATCGGCGCGGCGCACGAAACCGGCGTATTGCGGGTTGACCCGCAGGCGCGGTACCGATTCCTGGTTCAGCTCTACCAGCCAGCGCTCGTTGTCCTTGCGCACGATCACATCAGGCACGACATACTCGGCTTCGCTGGATTCGATCTGCGAGCCTGGACGAGGGTTGAGGCTCTGAACCAGCTCGATGACCTGGCGCAGCTCGTCTTCCTTGAGCTTCATGCGACGCATCAACTGGCTGTAGTCGCGGCTGCCCAGCAGGTCGATGTAGTCGCTGACCAGGCGCTTGGCTTC
This genomic stretch from Pseudomonas orientalis harbors:
- the rapZ gene encoding RNase adapter RapZ, with the protein product MRLIIVSGRSGSGKSTALNVLEDSGFYCIDNLPAGLLPELAERALIHTELAQPLVAVSIDARNLPSHLSRFPELLEEVRAKHIHCDVLYLDADEETLLKRFSETRRRHPLSSANRSLAEAIEDETKLLGPIIDLADLKINTTNLNLYQLRDAIKLRLLNQPEPGTAFLVESFGFKRGMPVDADLVFDVRCLPNPYWKPELRDQSGLDQPVIDYLAAQADVEEMFQDISTYLLKWLPRFAASNRAYVTIAIGCTGGHHRSVYLTERLGQVLQQTLKNVQVRHRDLS
- the ptsN gene encoding PTS IIA-like nitrogen regulatory protein PtsN yields the protein MIQLETILTPGRSLVNVPGGSKKKALEQIANLISSQVPELEMQDVFEALIAREKLGSTGFGNGIAIPHCRLKGCETPVSALLHLDHPIDFDAIDGAPVDLLFVLLVPQAATDAHLELLRQIASMLDRKEVRDKLRSASSNEALYQVVLDEQSGQ
- the hpf gene encoding ribosome hibernation-promoting factor, HPF/YfiA family, with product MQVNISGHHVEVTPPMREYVEQKLKKLEGHFDKITNVQVIMKVDKLQQKIEATLQIPGGEVVANAEHEDMYASIDLLTDKLDRQLKKHKEKNLHLMQGTGR
- a CDS encoding RNA polymerase factor sigma-54, which translates into the protein MKPSLVLRMGQQLTMTPQLQQAIRLLQLSTLDLQQEIQEALESNPMLERQEEGDDFDNTDPLADNIEQKPNPDVQEPSYQETAPTVDNLEDGEWNERIPNELPVDTAWEDVYQTSASSLPSNDDDEWDFTTRTSVGESLQSHLLWQLNLAPMSDTDRLIAVTLIDCINNQGYLDETLEEILEAFDPELDIELDEIEAVLHRIQQFEPAGIGARTLSECLLLQLRQLPAKTPWLAEAKRLVSDYIDLLGSRDYSQLMRRMKLKEDELRQVIELVQSLNPRPGSQIESSEAEYVVPDVIVRKDNERWLVELNQESVPRLRVNPQYAGFVRRADTSADNTFMRNQLQEARWFIKSLQSRNETLMKVATQIVEHQRGFLEYGDEAMKPLVLHDIAEAVGMHESTISRVTTQKFMHTPRGIYELKYFFSSHVSTSEGGECSSTAIRAIIKKLVAAENQKKPLSDSKIAGLLEAQGIQVARRTVAKYRESLGIAPSSERKRLM